From the Maioricimonas rarisocia genome, one window contains:
- a CDS encoding class II aldolase/adducin family protein, giving the protein MRRDDFLVHPRDELMQTMERIYRYRMTTTSGGNLSIRDDEGDIWITPARIDKGRLQRDDIVCVSPDDYVSGRHGPSSELPFHRAIYEVRPDLKAVVHAHPVALVACSIARTIPDTRLFHRAWMVCGEVGFADYALPGSGQLGKNIAAVFEKGANCVLLENHGVVVAGESLREAFARFETLEFTAKTLVKAKILGNVRTLSDEDIRLPLELIPEPTSCTPPAPSTLEKELRQTLCEFVRRGYRQRLMISTEGTFSARIDERSFLITPANVDRNLITPSDLVLIHDGQTEDGKSPSRATPVHQAIYERHAGVQAITNAYSVNASAFSVTSLPVESRTIPESYLFLRDVQHIPYGVQFRDPQQVAATVSPAQPSAILENDGVLVVGTSVLDAFDRLEVFESTAEAIINARVLGDVAPMSDEVIDELVQAFSG; this is encoded by the coding sequence ATGCGCCGCGATGATTTTCTCGTCCATCCCCGCGACGAACTGATGCAGACGATGGAGCGGATTTACCGCTACCGGATGACCACCACATCCGGCGGAAATCTGTCCATTCGGGATGATGAAGGGGACATCTGGATTACCCCCGCCCGCATCGACAAGGGGCGGCTGCAGCGGGACGACATCGTCTGCGTCTCGCCGGACGACTACGTGAGCGGTCGGCACGGTCCCTCGTCGGAGCTGCCGTTCCACCGCGCCATCTACGAGGTCCGCCCCGACCTGAAGGCGGTCGTCCACGCGCATCCGGTCGCGCTGGTCGCCTGCAGCATCGCCCGTACGATTCCGGATACGCGACTGTTTCACCGGGCCTGGATGGTCTGCGGCGAAGTCGGTTTCGCCGATTACGCCCTGCCGGGCAGCGGCCAGCTCGGCAAGAACATCGCTGCCGTGTTCGAGAAAGGGGCGAACTGCGTACTGCTCGAGAACCACGGCGTCGTGGTGGCCGGCGAGTCGCTGCGGGAAGCGTTTGCCCGGTTTGAGACGCTGGAGTTCACCGCCAAGACACTGGTGAAGGCGAAGATTCTGGGGAATGTCCGTACGCTCTCGGACGAGGATATCCGACTGCCGCTCGAACTGATTCCGGAGCCGACGTCCTGCACGCCGCCCGCTCCGTCGACGCTCGAAAAGGAGCTGCGGCAAACGCTGTGCGAGTTTGTCCGCCGGGGGTATCGGCAGCGGCTGATGATCAGCACCGAGGGGACATTCTCGGCAAGGATCGACGAGCGGTCGTTTCTGATTACGCCGGCCAACGTCGACCGCAACCTGATCACCCCATCCGATCTGGTGCTCATTCACGACGGGCAGACAGAAGACGGCAAGTCTCCCAGCCGGGCGACCCCCGTACACCAGGCGATTTACGAACGGCACGCCGGCGTCCAGGCGATTACGAACGCGTACAGCGTCAACGCGTCCGCATTCAGCGTGACGTCGCTGCCGGTCGAGAGCCGCACGATCCCCGAAAGCTATCTGTTCCTGCGGGACGTGCAGCACATCCCGTACGGGGTGCAGTTCCGGGACCCACAGCAGGTGGCGGCAACGGTCTCCCCCGCGCAGCCATCGGCGATTCTGGAGAACGACGGCGTCCTGGTCGTCGGCACCAGCGTGCTGGATGCGTTCGACCGTCTCGAGGTGTTCGAATCGACCGCCGAGGCGATCATCAACGCCCGCGTGCTGGGAGATGTCGCCCCCATGTCGGACGAAGTCATCGACGAGCTGGTGCAGGCGTTCTCGGGGTAG
- the zwf gene encoding glucose-6-phosphate dehydrogenase codes for MTFHGTSESSPSQSPTVEDVTVIIFGASGDLTARKLIPALYRLRRNGFLGDKSQIIGVARREKSDEQFRDEMEEAVREHVRTPPSDEQWSDFAGRLYYRRADLTEPDDFPKLRKAVEKQEEERGLSGRRIVYLATAPELFAPSVEALDKAGMIPGAEERDRLRVVIEKPFGHDLESAQKLSHELGRMLAEEQIYRIDHYLGKETVQNILLFRFGNAIFEPLFNRTHVDHVQITVAESQGIEGGRGGYYDKSGALRDVLQNHVLQLLCLVGMEPPALFEGEYIRDEKLKVLQALAPGRSGALPSWAVAGQYAASAVNGERVKAYVDEERIPADSNRETFVAMEVRLDNWRWAGVPFYLRTGKRLASRVTEIAIQFKHPPMNLFSTVECEGTMCDLVEARPNTLIFHIQPNESISLSFSAKRPGMQYQVQPVDMDFDYSESFQIEMPEAYERLLLDVMRGDSTLFTRSDELEAAWRFVDPILQAWEQPTHRPELYPAGTWGPKAAEQLLARSGRTWRQPEG; via the coding sequence ATGACGTTCCATGGGACTTCGGAATCGTCACCATCCCAGTCGCCGACGGTCGAGGACGTAACAGTCATTATCTTCGGCGCGTCCGGAGATCTGACCGCGCGCAAGCTGATCCCCGCCCTCTACAGGTTGCGTCGCAACGGCTTCCTGGGGGACAAGTCGCAGATCATCGGCGTGGCCCGCCGCGAAAAGTCGGACGAGCAGTTTCGCGACGAAATGGAAGAGGCGGTGCGCGAGCATGTCCGCACGCCCCCCAGCGACGAACAGTGGTCGGACTTCGCCGGCCGGCTGTACTACCGCCGGGCCGATCTGACCGAGCCGGACGACTTCCCCAAGCTCCGCAAGGCGGTCGAGAAGCAGGAAGAAGAACGGGGGCTGAGCGGCCGCCGGATCGTCTACCTGGCGACCGCACCGGAACTGTTCGCTCCCTCCGTCGAAGCGCTCGACAAGGCGGGGATGATTCCCGGTGCCGAGGAGCGCGACCGGCTGCGCGTCGTGATCGAGAAACCGTTCGGTCACGATCTGGAATCGGCCCAGAAGCTCAGCCACGAGCTGGGCCGGATGCTGGCCGAAGAGCAGATCTACCGGATCGATCATTATCTCGGCAAAGAGACGGTCCAGAACATCCTGCTGTTCCGGTTCGGCAACGCGATCTTCGAGCCGCTATTCAATCGTACGCACGTCGATCATGTGCAGATCACGGTGGCGGAGTCGCAGGGAATCGAAGGGGGCCGCGGCGGATACTACGACAAGTCGGGGGCGCTCAGGGACGTGTTGCAGAATCACGTGCTGCAGCTTCTCTGTCTGGTCGGGATGGAACCGCCGGCACTGTTTGAAGGGGAGTACATCCGGGACGAGAAGCTCAAGGTTCTGCAGGCGCTGGCGCCGGGACGGTCCGGGGCACTGCCTTCGTGGGCCGTTGCCGGACAGTATGCCGCCAGTGCCGTGAACGGCGAGCGGGTCAAGGCGTACGTCGACGAGGAGCGGATCCCGGCCGATTCGAACCGGGAGACGTTTGTGGCGATGGAGGTTCGCCTGGACAACTGGCGCTGGGCGGGCGTGCCGTTCTATCTGCGAACCGGTAAACGGCTGGCCAGTCGGGTGACGGAAATCGCGATCCAGTTCAAGCATCCGCCGATGAATCTGTTTTCGACGGTGGAATGCGAAGGGACGATGTGCGATCTGGTCGAGGCCCGGCCGAACACGCTGATTTTTCACATCCAGCCGAACGAGTCGATTTCGCTCTCCTTCTCGGCGAAGCGTCCCGGGATGCAGTACCAGGTCCAGCCGGTCGACATGGACTTCGACTATTCGGAGTCGTTCCAGATCGAGATGCCGGAGGCGTACGAGCGGTTGCTGCTGGATGTGATGCGGGGAGATTCGACGCTGTTCACCCGCAGCGACGAGCTCGAAGCGGCCTGGAGGTTTGTCGACCCGATCCTCCAGGCGTGGGAACAGCCGACGCACCGGCCGGAGCTTTATCCCGCAGGCACGTGGGGACCGAAGGCAGCCGAGCAGTTGCTGGCCCGCTCCGGTCGTACGTGGCGTCAGCCGGAGGGGTGA
- a CDS encoding VanZ family protein: MTVAYCVTLFIVMHIPVPDTPGVLPGLDKLVHFGAYSVLSILLATWPVSAEDGTRSARSSQAGLGLLAVLIALYAGIDELLQAPVGRTPDLMDWFADICGAACGLTAVFVCRWARISLQPRRA; the protein is encoded by the coding sequence GTGACAGTCGCTTACTGCGTCACGCTGTTTATCGTCATGCACATTCCGGTGCCGGACACGCCTGGCGTCCTTCCGGGGCTGGACAAGCTGGTCCATTTCGGCGCGTACTCGGTCCTGTCGATCCTGCTGGCGACCTGGCCGGTCTCTGCAGAGGACGGCACGCGCTCAGCCCGCAGTTCGCAGGCGGGGCTGGGGCTGCTGGCGGTGCTGATCGCGCTCTACGCCGGCATCGACGAACTGCTGCAGGCACCAGTCGGCCGGACTCCGGATCTGATGGACTGGTTCGCCGACATCTGCGGAGCGGCCTGCGGCCTGACCGCGGTCTTCGTCTGCCGCTGGGCCAGAATCTCGCTGCAGCCCCGCCGGGCGTAA
- a CDS encoding pyridoxal phosphate-dependent aminotransferase, translated as MAATLSRFANSLTVETAFTVLAVAKQLKAKGKDVVELEIGDSPFESTSSAKAAGVAAINDNQTHYCPSPGLPEFRQAAAEFVRSEFDIPAGPENIVVGPGAKVFEQFFCEAFLNSGDGVLVFSPYFPTYVPNIQRRSAEIVFSPLRQPNAFRPEVAEIERFLSEHPSPKAIFLNTPHNPTGGVTTQQDLKDIADLIRGKDIAVFSDEPYCHMVWDGRHHSLLEQPGMMDQCVAAYTFSKSYSMSGWRLGFAVSAAPIADAIGKMINTTLSCTPPLVQQAGLNALKNDSQQRSEQMLKFREKVQLLTDGLNRLDGFHSLDPAATFYVFPRVVPICNEHKITSHGLAMYLLEGADDDFGIACLGGECFGEAGAGFLRFSCAEPNERLEQALAFIPTALERTDRIARYIEEHPQYRLEMPYPENQ; from the coding sequence GTGGCTGCCACACTCAGTCGATTCGCCAACTCCCTGACCGTCGAAACCGCCTTCACGGTCCTTGCCGTCGCGAAACAGCTCAAGGCAAAAGGGAAAGACGTCGTCGAGCTGGAGATCGGCGACAGCCCGTTCGAATCGACCTCGTCCGCGAAAGCGGCCGGCGTCGCGGCGATCAACGACAACCAGACGCACTATTGCCCCTCCCCCGGTCTGCCCGAGTTCCGCCAGGCAGCTGCCGAGTTCGTCCGCAGCGAATTCGACATCCCCGCCGGTCCCGAGAACATCGTCGTCGGCCCCGGAGCCAAGGTGTTCGAGCAGTTCTTCTGCGAAGCATTCCTCAATTCCGGCGATGGCGTGCTCGTCTTCAGCCCGTACTTCCCGACGTACGTCCCGAACATCCAGCGGCGGTCCGCCGAGATCGTCTTCAGCCCGCTCCGGCAGCCGAATGCCTTCCGCCCCGAAGTGGCCGAGATCGAGCGGTTCCTCAGCGAGCATCCCTCTCCCAAGGCGATCTTCCTGAATACGCCGCACAACCCGACTGGCGGCGTCACCACCCAGCAGGATCTGAAGGACATCGCCGACCTGATTCGCGGCAAGGACATCGCCGTCTTCAGCGACGAGCCGTACTGCCACATGGTCTGGGACGGTCGCCACCACTCGCTGCTCGAACAGCCGGGCATGATGGATCAGTGCGTCGCCGCTTACACGTTCAGCAAGTCGTACAGCATGAGCGGATGGCGGCTCGGCTTTGCCGTCTCGGCGGCCCCGATTGCCGATGCGATCGGCAAGATGATCAATACCACACTCTCCTGTACGCCGCCGCTCGTGCAGCAGGCGGGACTGAACGCCCTGAAGAACGACAGTCAGCAGCGGAGCGAGCAGATGCTGAAGTTCCGCGAGAAGGTTCAGTTGCTGACCGACGGGCTGAACCGGTTGGACGGGTTCCATTCGCTCGATCCTGCCGCCACATTCTACGTCTTTCCCCGCGTTGTCCCGATCTGCAACGAACACAAGATCACCAGCCACGGATTGGCGATGTATCTTCTGGAAGGTGCCGACGACGACTTCGGCATCGCCTGCCTGGGTGGCGAGTGCTTCGGTGAAGCGGGAGCCGGCTTCCTGCGGTTCAGTTGTGCCGAGCCGAACGAACGTCTCGAGCAGGCCCTGGCCTTCATCCCGACCGCCCTCGAGCGGACTGACCGGATTGCCCGCTACATCGAAGAGCATCCGCAGTACCGTCTCGAAATGCCTTATCCGGAAAACCAATGA
- a CDS encoding DUF1549 domain-containing protein: MLRTCLPGILLVATLAVVGAVEGNTPPADPLAAVIDTAISARLQDAGVQPAETLDDERFLRRLMLDLAGRVPTLAEREAFLGDASPDKRAAWVDRLLELPDFALHLRNELDLLLLARLTSDNEWREYLLEGTRANRGWDDLFREIMLPERLREGEKGPAAFLRERVRDLDDLTNDTAVLFFGVNIGCAKCHDHPLVPDWEQQHYYGMASFFQRTYRTKKGLLAERFDGRLKFKTVVGDELEAEFMFLNGTAAYEPPVELSDERRKELDEQVRKAQREDDAEPPRPEFSPRAELVRMALDPSGPDYFSRNMVNRTWARLVGQGFVEPLDQMHSENPPSHPELLETLASDFASSGYDLKRLIRGIVLSETYARDSRLSGRREAPAADLFAVALPRPLTPRQLSASLQVATAMPERMQGLIAGEAWESERDSLENRADSFAKQIEIPGENFQVSVDEALLFTNSERVASDYLRDAGDRLVRHLKSLDGDETVATVAMQAVLSRTPTAEEQARISEYLATRSVRRLEAIQQIVWALIASPEFRFNH; this comes from the coding sequence GTGTTGAGAACGTGTCTGCCGGGAATCCTGCTGGTCGCGACGCTTGCCGTCGTCGGTGCCGTCGAGGGGAATACCCCGCCCGCAGATCCACTGGCCGCGGTGATCGATACGGCCATTTCGGCCCGCCTCCAGGATGCGGGCGTCCAGCCGGCGGAAACGCTGGATGACGAGCGGTTTCTGCGACGGCTGATGCTCGACCTGGCCGGACGCGTGCCGACGCTCGCCGAGCGGGAGGCATTTCTTGGCGACGCGTCTCCTGACAAGCGTGCCGCGTGGGTCGATCGGCTGCTGGAGTTGCCCGATTTTGCTCTCCACCTGCGGAACGAACTGGACCTGCTGCTGCTGGCGCGGCTGACGAGCGACAACGAATGGCGGGAGTACCTGCTCGAAGGAACCCGGGCCAACCGCGGCTGGGACGACCTGTTCCGCGAAATCATGCTGCCCGAGCGACTGCGGGAAGGCGAAAAGGGCCCGGCGGCGTTTCTGCGGGAGCGCGTCCGCGATCTCGACGACCTGACCAACGACACGGCCGTGCTGTTCTTCGGCGTGAACATCGGCTGTGCAAAGTGCCACGACCATCCGCTGGTCCCGGACTGGGAACAGCAGCACTACTACGGCATGGCATCCTTCTTCCAGCGGACCTACCGCACCAAGAAGGGACTGCTGGCCGAACGGTTCGATGGCCGGCTGAAGTTCAAGACGGTCGTGGGAGACGAACTTGAAGCGGAGTTCATGTTTCTCAATGGGACTGCCGCCTACGAGCCCCCCGTGGAGCTGTCGGACGAACGCCGCAAGGAACTGGACGAACAGGTCCGCAAGGCACAGCGGGAAGACGATGCCGAGCCGCCCCGACCGGAGTTCAGCCCCCGGGCGGAGCTGGTGCGGATGGCGCTCGATCCCTCCGGGCCGGATTACTTTTCCCGCAACATGGTGAACCGGACCTGGGCGCGGCTGGTGGGACAGGGATTTGTCGAACCGCTCGATCAGATGCATTCCGAAAACCCGCCGAGTCATCCCGAACTGCTGGAGACACTGGCGAGTGACTTCGCGTCCAGCGGATACGACCTGAAGCGGCTGATTCGCGGGATCGTGCTCAGCGAGACGTATGCGCGGGACAGTCGCCTCTCCGGGCGGCGTGAGGCTCCGGCCGCCGATCTGTTTGCGGTGGCCCTGCCCCGACCGCTCACGCCCCGGCAACTCTCGGCCTCGCTGCAGGTGGCGACCGCCATGCCGGAACGAATGCAGGGGCTGATCGCCGGCGAAGCGTGGGAAAGTGAGCGGGACTCCCTCGAGAACCGGGCCGACAGCTTCGCAAAGCAGATCGAAATCCCGGGTGAGAACTTCCAGGTGAGTGTCGACGAGGCCCTCCTGTTCACCAACAGCGAACGGGTCGCGAGCGACTACCTGAGGGATGCGGGGGACCGGCTCGTTCGGCATCTGAAATCACTCGACGGCGACGAGACCGTGGCAACCGTGGCGATGCAGGCCGTGCTGTCGCGCACACCGACGGCCGAGGAGCAGGCCCGAATCAGTGAGTACCTCGCCACACGGAGCGTCCGTCGTCTCGAAGCGATCCAGCAGATCGTGTGGGCGCTGATCGCTTCGCCGGAATTCCGGTTCAATCACTGA
- a CDS encoding DUF1501 domain-containing protein, with the protein MKRKAWCGSAEHPVSRRGFLGAAAAGTAFAADMTVLDGLKQQALAAELKRQQKRVILLWLAGGASQLETWDPKPGAETGGPFRAIQTTVPGLEISELLPKQSQRMRQTAVIRSLNTKIADHGGGYRLMETGRLPEPGVAFPHLGAIIARELGRIDSHVPDHVSMYTSTEGRRKGTAGFLGARYNPMFLTENMMPENIRRLESISQVDHQDRAALRDFFAEKFSRSVDSAAVASHGSAYERVRGLMASDRLFDISEEPQAMREKYGPTQFGEQCLIARRLVEAGVPFVKVARAWWDSHGQNFETHRELCADLDHCMSALMDDLGDRGLLENTLVITLGEFGRTPRINGSLGRDHFASAWSCSLTGCGIKGGAVYGKTDEKGATVVDGEIGAADLFATIFTALGIDYEKEYMLGSRPIPISDFGSSPVEDVLA; encoded by the coding sequence ATGAAACGCAAAGCATGGTGCGGATCGGCCGAGCATCCCGTCTCGCGGCGGGGCTTTCTGGGTGCCGCGGCGGCAGGGACCGCGTTCGCAGCGGATATGACGGTTCTTGACGGCCTCAAGCAGCAGGCACTCGCCGCGGAACTGAAACGGCAGCAGAAGCGGGTGATCCTGCTCTGGCTGGCGGGCGGAGCAAGTCAGCTGGAGACGTGGGATCCGAAGCCGGGTGCAGAGACTGGTGGACCGTTCCGGGCGATTCAGACGACTGTCCCGGGACTGGAGATCAGCGAACTGCTTCCCAAGCAGTCCCAGCGGATGCGGCAGACGGCGGTCATCCGGTCGCTCAACACGAAGATCGCCGACCACGGCGGCGGGTACCGCCTGATGGAAACCGGTCGGCTGCCGGAGCCGGGGGTGGCGTTTCCGCATCTGGGGGCGATCATCGCACGGGAGCTGGGACGGATCGACAGTCATGTTCCCGATCACGTCTCGATGTACACGTCGACGGAGGGACGCAGGAAAGGGACGGCCGGCTTTCTGGGGGCCCGCTACAACCCGATGTTCCTGACCGAGAACATGATGCCGGAGAACATCCGCCGGCTGGAGTCGATCTCGCAAGTCGATCATCAGGATCGGGCGGCGTTGCGGGACTTCTTCGCGGAGAAGTTCAGCCGTTCGGTCGACAGTGCGGCGGTCGCCAGCCATGGGTCTGCCTACGAACGGGTCCGCGGCCTGATGGCGTCCGATCGCCTGTTCGACATCAGCGAAGAACCGCAGGCGATGCGGGAGAAGTATGGTCCCACGCAGTTTGGCGAGCAGTGCCTGATCGCCCGACGGCTGGTCGAGGCGGGAGTGCCCTTCGTGAAAGTGGCTCGCGCCTGGTGGGACAGCCACGGCCAGAACTTCGAAACGCACCGGGAGCTGTGCGCTGACCTCGACCACTGCATGTCGGCCCTGATGGACGACCTGGGCGATCGGGGGCTGCTCGAGAACACGCTGGTGATCACGCTGGGCGAGTTCGGTCGAACGCCGCGGATTAACGGCAGCCTCGGGCGGGATCATTTCGCCAGTGCCTGGAGTTGCTCGCTGACCGGTTGCGGCATCAAGGGGGGAGCGGTCTACGGCAAGACCGATGAGAAGGGGGCAACGGTCGTCGACGGGGAGATCGGTGCTGCCGATCTGTTCGCAACGATCTTCACCGCTCTCGGCATCGACTACGAGAAGGAATACATGCTGGGCAGCCGGCCGATTCCGATCTCGGACTTTGGCAGTTCTCCCGTCGAAGACGTGCTGGCCTGA
- a CDS encoding WD40 repeat domain-containing protein — MNDTLKITRASQWNQSDILFCIARPSGSDRIYVGSSDFGVYEFDSSAEKPERVRLEGEQHQSYVTGLALVGETLVSCSYDGQLIWWDTAERRSIRTVAAHDRWIRRVIATPDQTQIISVADDMQCKVWDGVSGELISLFTDHAETTPHHYPSMLYAVAASPDGRWLATGDKVGHVAIWDAGTFEKVGELETPVMYTWDPKQRRHSIGGIRSLAFSADGSQLAVGGIGKIGNIDHLGGPSRLEVFEWSSGTRRFEIEDDKKKGLIEQIVWHPSGDWLLCAGGDHKGFLNICDMQSGELIAQEAGDGHIHGLVVDAELQNVFTAGHNRIERWTLGTS; from the coding sequence ATGAATGACACACTGAAGATCACCCGGGCCAGCCAGTGGAATCAGAGCGACATTCTGTTCTGCATCGCCCGGCCGAGCGGAAGCGACCGGATCTATGTCGGCAGCTCCGACTTCGGCGTCTACGAGTTCGACTCTTCCGCAGAGAAACCTGAGCGGGTCCGGCTCGAAGGAGAGCAGCATCAGAGCTACGTCACGGGACTGGCCCTGGTGGGTGAGACGCTTGTCAGCTGCAGCTACGACGGGCAGTTGATCTGGTGGGATACCGCCGAGCGGAGATCGATCCGCACGGTCGCGGCGCACGACCGCTGGATTCGCCGGGTTATCGCCACGCCGGACCAGACGCAGATCATCAGCGTCGCAGACGACATGCAGTGCAAGGTGTGGGACGGGGTGAGTGGCGAGCTGATCTCGCTGTTCACGGACCATGCAGAAACGACGCCGCACCACTATCCATCAATGCTGTACGCTGTCGCGGCCTCTCCCGACGGTCGCTGGCTCGCGACAGGGGACAAGGTGGGTCATGTCGCGATCTGGGATGCCGGCACCTTCGAAAAGGTCGGGGAACTCGAAACACCGGTGATGTACACGTGGGATCCGAAGCAGCGGCGGCACTCGATCGGCGGCATCCGCAGTCTGGCCTTCTCGGCGGATGGATCGCAACTGGCGGTGGGTGGCATCGGGAAGATCGGCAACATCGATCACCTTGGCGGCCCGTCGCGGCTGGAAGTCTTCGAATGGTCGAGCGGGACCCGTCGCTTCGAGATCGAGGACGACAAGAAGAAGGGGCTGATCGAACAGATCGTCTGGCATCCGTCGGGAGACTGGCTGCTCTGTGCCGGCGGCGACCACAAAGGATTTCTCAACATCTGCGACATGCAGTCGGGTGAGCTGATCGCGCAGGAAGCGGGCGACGGCCACATTCACGGCCTGGTCGTCGACGCTGAGCTGCAGAACGTCTTTACCGCAGGTCACAACCGGATCGAACGGTGGACGCTCGGCACGTCGTAG
- a CDS encoding sulfotransferase family protein, with the protein MSNETAGVTRASRKNVTATSRRESSRPKSSAPGRVWHGMAFDAWMRQLSRAGWKVAPGRLPLATTVTTAAAMNSIAVAVEEVLMNRGIDRVEIEHPPIFVLGHWRSGTTLLHELLIRDPQFSYPTTYQCILPSHFGHTGYLKPLLGLLLPNQRPMDDMAFGWERPQEDEFALCNLGLPSPYWWIAFPEHAERFRRYLDFAAATEQERETWKRGFERLLRRMTRKDPRRLVLKSPTHTARIRLLRELFPEARFVHVSRDPMSVVPSTLRMWRRMLESHRLGPGEDSLDAEFVLDTFEQMYERYEDDVATLPPGTLSEIRFEELTTRPVDVIERVYDDLGLEGFEEARPGLEAYWERHRDHQPRAHDVSPELAELIATRLTRYIERYGYGR; encoded by the coding sequence GTGTCGAACGAAACTGCAGGGGTCACGCGGGCCAGCCGGAAGAACGTCACCGCCACTTCCCGTCGCGAATCATCGCGGCCAAAGTCGTCAGCTCCCGGTCGCGTCTGGCACGGGATGGCGTTCGACGCCTGGATGCGCCAGTTGTCTCGGGCCGGGTGGAAAGTGGCACCGGGGCGTCTGCCGCTGGCGACGACGGTGACGACCGCCGCCGCGATGAACAGCATCGCCGTCGCGGTTGAAGAAGTCCTCATGAATCGCGGGATTGACCGCGTGGAGATCGAGCATCCGCCGATCTTCGTGCTCGGTCACTGGCGGAGCGGCACGACACTGCTGCACGAGTTGCTGATTCGGGACCCGCAGTTCAGCTATCCGACCACGTACCAGTGCATCCTTCCTTCCCACTTCGGGCACACCGGATACCTCAAGCCGCTGCTTGGCCTGCTGTTGCCCAATCAGCGCCCGATGGACGACATGGCGTTCGGCTGGGAACGTCCCCAGGAGGATGAATTCGCACTGTGCAACCTGGGGCTGCCCTCCCCGTACTGGTGGATCGCCTTCCCGGAACATGCAGAACGGTTCCGGAGGTACCTCGACTTCGCCGCCGCCACGGAGCAGGAGCGGGAGACGTGGAAGCGGGGCTTCGAGCGATTGCTCAGGCGGATGACACGCAAGGACCCGCGGCGGCTCGTGCTCAAATCTCCCACGCACACGGCCCGCATCCGGCTGCTGCGTGAACTGTTCCCGGAGGCCCGCTTCGTTCACGTCAGTCGCGATCCGATGTCAGTGGTGCCCTCGACGCTGCGGATGTGGCGGCGGATGCTGGAAAGTCATCGGCTCGGGCCTGGGGAGGACTCGCTCGACGCGGAGTTCGTTCTCGACACGTTCGAGCAGATGTATGAACGGTACGAGGACGATGTCGCCACTTTACCACCAGGCACTCTCAGCGAGATCCGCTTCGAAGAACTGACGACGCGTCCGGTCGACGTTATCGAACGGGTGTACGACGACCTGGGTCTGGAGGGATTCGAAGAGGCCCGGCCCGGTCTGGAGGCGTACTGGGAGCGTCACCGGGACCATCAGCCCCGTGCTCATGACGTGTCCCCCGAACTGGCAGAGTTGATCGCGACGCGGCTGACACGTTACATCGAGCGGTACGGATACGGACGGTAG
- the rimI gene encoding ribosomal protein S18-alanine N-acetyltransferase yields the protein MSLGHTRKQRIDVQIRWLIRRDMPDVLRIEQSSFDFPWTEEDFLCSLRQRNCIGMVAEFDHQIVGFMIYELHKARLNIQNFAVDPEFRRQGVGSQMILRLIDKLSQQRRNEILLEVRERNLDAQVFFRSQAFRAISVIRRHYDDTEEDAYLMRFRLDATHDVSSPFAPRNRISEYDAA from the coding sequence GTGAGCTTGGGGCATACGCGAAAACAGCGAATTGATGTGCAGATCCGCTGGCTCATCCGGCGGGACATGCCGGATGTTCTGAGGATCGAGCAGTCGAGCTTCGACTTCCCCTGGACCGAAGAAGACTTCCTCTGCAGTCTTCGCCAGCGGAACTGCATCGGCATGGTGGCCGAATTCGACCACCAGATCGTCGGGTTCATGATCTACGAGCTGCACAAGGCGCGGCTCAATATCCAGAACTTCGCAGTCGATCCCGAGTTCCGTCGCCAGGGCGTCGGCAGCCAGATGATTCTGCGGCTGATCGATAAGCTCTCGCAGCAGCGACGCAACGAAATCCTGCTCGAAGTCCGCGAGCGGAATCTCGACGCGCAGGTCTTCTTCCGGTCCCAGGCGTTCCGCGCGATCAGCGTGATCCGTCGGCACTACGACGACACCGAAGAAGACGCCTACCTCATGCGGTTCCGGCTCGACGCGACGCACGACGTCAGCTCGCCGTTCGCTCCGCGGAACCGGATCTCCGAATACGACGCAGCCTGA